One Nitrospirota bacterium DNA window includes the following coding sequences:
- a CDS encoding DUF4160 domain-containing protein: protein MPTISMFYGIIIRIYCAPGEHNPPHFHAYYQEYKAIFDIQKCELIDGNLPKKQTRLVLAWSELHKDELIANWKLASKGELPFKIEPLK, encoded by the coding sequence ATGCCAACGATATCAATGTTTTACGGCATCATAATTAGAATCTATTGTGCTCCAGGGGAACATAATCCTCCACATTTTCACGCGTACTATCAGGAGTATAAAGCTATTTTTGATATTCAAAAATGTGAATTAATTGATGGCAATTTACCAAAGAAACAGACGCGGTTAGTATTGGCATGGTCAGAGCTTCATAAAGATGAGCTTATTGCAAACTGGAAACTGGCATCAAAAGGCGAGTTACCTTTTAAAATTGAACCCCTTAAATAA
- a CDS encoding DUF4160 domain-containing protein — protein sequence MPTIKNIEGPYRFYFYSFDCNEPKHIHIQRENMTCKFWLEPIALSKNSGFSPKELNAIREIIYNKRDIITEAWYEHCG from the coding sequence ATGCCAACAATAAAAAATATTGAGGGCCCATATAGATTTTACTTTTATAGTTTTGATTGCAATGAACCGAAACATATACATATTCAAAGAGAAAATATGACTTGTAAGTTTTGGTTAGAGCCGATTGCTTTATCTAAGAATAGCGGATTTTCACCGAAGGAGTTGAATGCTATTCGAGAGATTATTTATAACAAGAGAGACATAATAACGGAGGCATGGTATGAACACTGTGGTTAA
- a CDS encoding DUF2442 domain-containing protein, translating to MYIGIKSVKALDGYEVLLEFENEEERIFDLKPYLSLGKFSELKDPNKFKTVRVNFDAIEWDNHVDLDPEFLYEHSKEIEKVSP from the coding sequence ATGTATATTGGAATTAAATCAGTAAAGGCTTTAGATGGATATGAAGTTCTATTAGAATTTGAAAATGAAGAAGAGAGGATATTTGATTTAAAGCCATATTTGTCTTTGGGAAAGTTTTCAGAGTTAAAAGACCCCAATAAATTTAAAACGGTAAGGGTTAATTTTGACGCAATAGAATGGGACAATCATGTAGATTTAGATCCTGAATTTTTATATGAACACAGCAAAGAGATAGAAAAAGTTTCTCCATAA
- a CDS encoding gamma-glutamyl-gamma-aminobutyrate hydrolase family protein (Members of this family of hydrolases with an active site Cys residue belong to MEROPS family C26.), whose amino-acid sequence MKPVIGITADMDNETFKLRQDYVSAVASSGGLPLIIAPVRDDISRIANMIDGLLLSGGDDLLPEYLREEISVPLERFNFVKKERTDFELGLLTEILKRRKPVLAICYGMQLVNVALGGTIYQDIELQVNNAIDHRSGLHTIEIIDSFAPVLNLRSSEFTINSFHHQAVSNLGDGLKSFAEAEDGIIEGIYKEDYPFLVGVQWHPERVLKHETSGRDRDSELSRMIFEAFIKRAGG is encoded by the coding sequence ATGAAGCCTGTTATCGGTATAACTGCTGATATGGATAATGAGACCTTTAAGCTCAGGCAGGATTATGTCTCTGCCGTTGCGTCATCCGGAGGTCTGCCCCTGATTATCGCACCTGTGAGGGATGATATCAGCCGGATTGCCAATATGATAGACGGCCTTCTGCTGTCAGGGGGAGATGACCTGCTGCCTGAGTATCTCAGAGAGGAGATATCAGTGCCCCTTGAAAGGTTTAATTTTGTTAAAAAAGAAAGGACGGACTTTGAACTTGGCCTTTTAACGGAGATTTTAAAGAGACGGAAGCCTGTCCTTGCAATCTGCTACGGTATGCAGCTCGTAAATGTTGCCCTTGGAGGGACGATTTATCAGGATATTGAACTACAGGTTAACAATGCCATCGACCACAGAAGCGGTCTGCATACTATTGAGATTATCGATTCCTTTGCCCCTGTCTTAAACCTTCGGTCTTCAGAGTTCACCATCAATTCATTCCATCACCAGGCAGTCTCAAACCTCGGGGATGGACTGAAATCCTTTGCAGAGGCAGAGGATGGCATAATCGAGGGTATTTACAAGGAAGACTATCCCTTCCTCGTCGGTGTTCAATGGCACCCGGAGAGGGTTTTAAAGCATGAAACCAGTGGCCGGGATAGAGACAGTGAACTCTCACGGATGATTTTTGAGGCATTTATAAAAAGGGCAGGGGGATAA
- a CDS encoding DUF2442 domain-containing protein codes for MNTVVKLQEIKIKDVDVTDDSITAYLVDGRTISVPLAWSWRLSEATPEQRAHYEIIGDGEGIRWPDIDEDISAEGMLYGTPAPRPKKSNKSVQ; via the coding sequence ATGAACACTGTGGTTAAGCTCCAGGAAATTAAAATTAAAGATGTGGACGTTACTGACGACTCAATTACAGCATATCTTGTTGATGGACGAACAATTAGCGTTCCTCTTGCATGGTCATGGAGATTATCAGAGGCTACACCTGAGCAGCGGGCACATTATGAAATTATCGGAGATGGTGAGGGGATACGTTGGCCTGATATTGATGAGGATATAAGTGCTGAGGGAATGTTGTACGGTACACCTGCCCCAAGACCAAAAAAGTCTAACAAGTCAGTGCAGTGA